The sequence AGCCGCCTTACATGAGTCCCCCTTTTCCCCATTTTCATCAGTAAATTCAGAATTTTCAAATGGAGGAATTAGAAAGATAGAATTAGAGTTACCGACAAATTTGATCGCGTACGTTGTAGATGAAGTACACAGTACTGCTTCTTCATCACATTCTCCTCTTACAGTTACTCTACAAAAGAacacacacaaaaccctaaaacttcaaaaaaaaaaaaaaaaaaagttcaaaatcGATAAACACATAACATAAGTGGGCAACCAGAAACTGCAATTGAAATTTTAAAATTCTAGATTGGTGTTTTAATGGTTATATGTATTTACCTTTGATGTAGAATGTGAGGGAGAAGCTTTTCATCGACTTCCAGAAGGAGAAGATCTTCATGAGGACCAAATGAAGGGTGATAAGAAATAGGCATAGATGAATTAGGTTTCAGATTTATGATTCCCtctgctccaccaccaccacttccacTCTTGCCTGGATCTTCTTCCATCTCTTACTTCCTATCGTCTCTCTACTCTCTCTCACTCTTCTTTCAGTATCAATTTTCCCGCGCTTTCAATCTAGATTGGGACCACAGCCCCGAGTATTTTGTTTAAGTGTCAAATCCTAGGGTGCCCCTGAGTTACATTTCGAGGGTACTGAATAACAAGGTGCAAGAGCTTATGCCCAAATCTAGAGAGACAAGTCTGAAGACTCTGAACAACTATCACTTTGATCATCAAAATTTCAACCTCTCTTTCGCTCTCTCTGTGTACGATGGATGAACATCAAAAAGGAATGCTGTTAGAATGTGCATCAAAATATCCAGTTCCAAAGGGTGTGAAGATATCATATGGAACTGCTGGATTTAGAGCAGATGCATCAATTTTATCATCAACTGTATTTAGAGTTGGGATATTAGCAGCTCTGAGATCATTGAAAACTAAATCTGTAATTGGATTGATGATTACTGCTTCACATAATCAGATTTCAGATAATGGTGTTAAAATTGCTGATCCAAGTGGTGGTATGTTGACACAAGATTGGGAACCTTTTGCTGATTTACTTGCTAATGCTCCTGATCCACAAAATCTTGTTAAGGTCAGCTGCTAATGTTGTTTCTTTTGATGATTCTGTATTGTGGATTTTATCACTTTTGCTTTTGTGCTAAGGATTGAACTTGATAGTGGTAGTAGTCTTATCACAGACAAAATAATAAATTAGATACACATGAAACCTAAAATGATGATTGATTTTCAGTATTTTGTAGAAATTAATCTTTGCATCCCCCCTTATTGAAGAGAAATTTAAGATAAAAGCTTTCTTTTATTATTGAGATCCCATTTCCTACTGTATGAGCTAAATCATCCTTTCCTTCTCTATTTAGGCCATAATAAACAGTGCGAAAAGTTAATGGAACTAGGGATTATCCCACTACTTGACATCTCATATAATAACTGCAGGGCTTCTTCAAACCTGCCTATTTCATAGAGGCATGTCATGGACATTGGATATGTTTTAAAATCAGGTATAGGTCTTTTAGCTTCATACATCGAAAGATAATCCAAGCATCACTAACCATCTCCATGTTCATATAACCACGGATCAGTGCAGAGAATGTAACAATGGTTGGCTCACAACCATCTTCTACCATTTTATTGAAAAATTCCAGAGCTTCCCAATTTGTTTCTTCTTGAAGAAGTGGACAACTAACGGTGTATATACATGGACTGTCGGACCGATACCTTCCTCTTTCATTTAAGGCTTCATCCACCTTACCTGCTCTAGTAAACCATGAATAAAACTTCCGTAAATATATTGATCAAGTTTAGATCTTTCTTCCCCTACTTCATCTACCATAGCTAGAGCTTCATCTAGCCTCCCCGCACGGCAAAGAGCCCTATTGCCAGCGAATAGCTAAGAGGCTTGCTAAACCCACTCTTGCATAAATCTTCCTTGCATTTTTGAGCGTCTGATACTTTTCCTACTTGACACAGACAATTAAGATAGATTTCAACCAGTTCTTTGTCTGGCACATATTTTGCCCTGATGAAGTTTCCAAGGAGCCTTTTCTTCTCATTTCCAAATAGACGTTTCTCATGTGTTTAAATCTTTTCCAGATCCAGctaattttatgaccatgttaTAGGTCTCTGCAGTGTGGCTATAATCAGACTGCGAACCCACCCATGGAAAGAAACTGAATGCAGCATGTTATAGGGCAATGGCGAAGAGCATCACGAACAAGCTCTGGAGTGAACTGAATAGTGTGTTTCTCCAGAGCTTCTTGGACCAGTGGATGTAGTTGGGTAGGTTTTAAAGTGCAACAGGATTCTGTGGGCTGACATATATGAACGACATGTTGGTACTTGGTAGCTACATCGAGAGACTGGTAATTGGTGGGTAGATATACTGAACCATTTTCTTGATTGCAAATGGCTCTCCAGATCTGCTTCACCTTCTCAGCTGTCTTTATGTCTCCTTTTCTCTCAGATGAGGCTATTTCTAAATGAAACATTTCATCAGAGATGTTCATTTTTGAGATCCTCATTTTGTTCAAAAGCTCAAGATCCTTATTTGTTCTTGCAGCCTTACAGAACTCCTTAAAGAAAATCAAATAGAATTTTAGAGTGGGTTTCACACTTTTATCCTTCATATAATTAAAGTTTCCTGTGCTCCGGTGACATGGTTATGCTGCACATGACCTGTGATCAAAGCTGTAAATGCAACAATATCCAGTTCAACTCCGTTCTCCAACATCTCCCTGTAAAGTTTGCAAGCTCTTTTATACTGATTCGATCTTAAAACATGTTCTATTAGCTCGGTAAAAATCGAAAAGGTAGGAAGATATCCAGATTCTTTCATTCCAGTAAACTTTTCAGAGCCATCCTCAAACTTATTATATCATTTCCAATTAGTCGAACAGCTGAGAGTTTCCTGATCGTGATAAGCAATTAGAAACTTTTTATACAAATTCATATCAACCTCCATATTCATAAATACCATTGTAGAACTCCAAGGCAATATCAGCCTTTCCAGCACCACACAATGTATGAACGATCAATTTATAGGTCCTTCCATCAGGTTCACAGCCAGATTTCCTCAAACTCCCAAAAACATGTAAACGTCTTCCAATCAGATTCACTTTCCCATAACTAGAAATGAGAATGgtccatgttttgatatcttttgAACATAATTCCATCTTCATTTCTTTTACCAATTTAATTAATCAGGCCAAATTGTTTCGCTTCTCCAGCAGTGTATAACATAGTGTTGTAAGGACTCACATCATTTATAATAGATTCTCTTAACTGGGTTTCCAAAGACTCCCTTGGGCTCTAATGGTTCTTCAATTGTGTGCAACTGCTGGATGCATATGTTGAAACTTCCTAAATTAGCATCAGAAATCTACTACTAGTTAATACTTTCTTAAGACACTTTTTTTTTGGTAGAGTATTAAGACACTATTAAGTGTAAGAATCTAGGTAAAAAGAGGCGTCTTCTCTAATAACTTTCCATCTTAGAGGTGTGACTTTGACTATGTACCCATATTTTCTCCGAGGTCTATCAACACCGTCGACTTCTCAATAACTCAAATGAGCGCTGCCGAAAGCATTACTTGTTCTAGGACCCCAAACTCTGCTGCTTatccctttttttttccttcaaaaaccCCTAGAACAGCAAGTAGTATTAAGTCACAAACAGTTAGATGTTATGGTTGTGGCTTTGAGTAAAGATGGATTGCCTTGTGCATGTGGGGAGTCGGCAGTGTTTTCAGGGTTTCACATTGCAAATTGattgcttcaaaaaagaaaagataaggtgCCTTAAATAAGTCGTAGACATAAAGAGCCACATGAAGATGGATGGATATAATTGAACTCTGAAACTGACGATCAAAATTCAATGATATCCCATGTCATACGCCGTAACTAAAAGTTAGTTATTTATCTAAAGTTTCGATCTAAAAACTCTTTCACATATCCAGCTAACGGTTTCTCCCGTATGAAAGTTCAATGTCCAACTActactactttttttttgttttttttttacttgctTCATCAGGACTTGCAGATTTAGAAAAAGAACAGTAGCAACCTGAGGTTTGATGTCCCCACTAGGGTTACACGTTCATGCTAGCGAGCCCAACTTAACCATTTGCATAGTGTTTGTTATATTTTAGTTAGTTAGTGACTCAATTCATCGCCATCTTTTGTACTTCTCGTTGTTTTTGCTTGCAGCATTGAAATGGGCTAACTCGATGTTCGATTCATTTCAGCCTTTATTAAAGCTTGAGAGTTGAGTGTGAGGCAGTGGATTAGTTAATTGCGATTATCATTTGTTTGCTAGAGTTGAGATAGTACCATCGATGTTTTTCCTACATTTCTATGTTTTTTATTAACATCCCTTGAGTTTCAAGTATATCAGTGAGATTTCAATTTGTTTTGAAATGTTAGAACTCCAATCATTTCTTTAACTGACTAATGATTACTGTTTGATTGCTCCACCAGTTGATCTCAGAGTTCGCAAAGAAAGAGAACATTTCCTTTGGAGGAGTTTATTCTGCAGAGGTTCTCTTGGGAAGAGACACAAGACCAAGTGGTGAATCTCTTCTTGAAGCTGCAAGACATGTATGGCCTATTTCATATCGTTCATCATGAACTTTGTAGTATAttactttgttttattttttcatacATGATACTATTCACCGATGCTAATTGACTGCAGGGAATTAATTCTGTAGTTGGCGCAGTAGCAACTGATATGGGAATTCTTACTACACCACAACTCCATTGGATGGTTCGCTATAGAAATAAGGGCAAAAGTTCGTTAGAATCTGATTATTTCACACAACTCTCCAACGCTTTTAGGTTAGTGTTACATAGCATTTACATAACATTTCTCTTTTTTCTGATTCCAAATTTCTTATCAAATTACAGATTTTCAAGCTTTAATTGTTTCATTCTGAGTGCAGGTGCCTAATGAATTATATACCCAGGGAAATGACCACATCTGAAATGGATGAATTGATTGTAGACGGAGCTAATGGAGTAGGTGGAGAAAAACTCGAAGTGGTCAAAAAAACTTTGAGCAGTTTGGTGATTCAGATCCGTAATTCGGGTAGGGAAGGAGAAGGTGTTCTAAACCAAGGAGTTGGTGCTGATTTCGTGCAGAAGGAGAAGATTGTACCATCTGGATTTGGTCAGATTGATGTGGGAAAGAGGTTAGCTATCCAAATATCCATTCATTCCATCACTTTAAAGCACTTCTCTTTCTAAGTCAAAACTTAGTTTAGTTTGCCTGGACTGCAACAACTTACCAACGAATGTACACGGTGGAGATTGATCCAATTACCTAGGTGCTAACTGATTAGTTTCTTTCTAGTGTTTCAGGTGTGCCAGTTTAGATGGAGATGCTGATCGGTTTGTTTATTTCCACGTGCTACCTGGGAGTAACAACAAGATTGAACTTGTTGATGGAGATAAGATACTATCACTTTTTGCTTTATTCATCAAGCAGCAATTGGCTATTTTAAACAAGGAAGATGGTCATCAGGTACACCTTGGCATTGTTCAGACAGCCTATGCAAATGGGGCATCCACAGATTACCTTAAGAAGTTGGGTCTAGAAGTTGCACTTACCCCAACAGGTGTGAAATATTTGCATGAGAAGGCTTGCGAGTATGATATCGgaatatattttgaagcaaatggaCATGGAACAATCTTGTTCTCTGCAAGTTTCTTATCTTGGTTGGAAAATAGAAATAAAGAGATTGCTTCTTCATCTGATGGTTTACTTCTTATATACGCCCAAGCTACATAGAGAGGTATTTCTGTACTGCGATTTCTAAATGCTAATATTCTTTGTTTTCCCCTTAATCAGGTTTAGAACAGCAACTTTCTGTTAAGAGGCTATTGGCAGTTAGTGAATTGATCAATCAGGCAGTTGGGGATGCTTTGAGTGGGGTGCTTCTGGTGGAGGTCATCTTACGGCATATGGGATGGTCCATCCAGAGGTGGAATGAGCTTTATCAGGACCTACCCAGTAGGCAACTTAAGGTCTGTGAATTAATTAATCTCTAACTTGATGTAACTTATATTGCCGTTTTTGTAGCCTGTCGAATCTTAATGAAATTCATTGTGAAGTTCGCATTATTAGCTTTTGTGTTTGCTCATGAGAAGGAAAGTAAATTTTTGTTTTCCATAACTTTTAGTCTAAGAAGTAGGAACAACACAGTGGATGGTGAGTTGGGAACATTCTGTTATGGTGTTCCTTATAAGAATTCTGAACTACCCTCTTCTCTCGGTTATTTACCATGGCCGAGTAGCGTACTAGTTTTGCCAAAGTATAATCAGAACAAGTAAACCTGCTTTACTGTGGCACACATTTGCATAGTAGCTATTGTAAGTGAGATGGAGTCCAATTGGAGAAATGGAACTTGTAGCACAATCAGgcttttcagggacattttatgcTGCTAATTTCTCACTTTTTATCTATCCCACCTCTAGTGATCTGCAATACCTACAACCTGAAAATCGAAGTCAATAATTAGGTGAACGAGTGTCTTTTTTTTCATTATGGAAAATGTATCAAATATGATCCTTTTCTTTAAGATCTCATTATTCTACTCTTTCTCATGACTCATGAGTAAATTATATCATCATAAAACTGatttggatttttcttttttttttttttttaaattgtttatAGTTTTGATTTGCAACATTCCAACCTTTACATGTAGTAACAAACCAAATTCATTTTTAGATGAAAGAGTATAATACGATTGAACATATGTTAAAGTGTAAATGTCTTTGTATCTTTCACCAGTATATTGATGCATTATAACTCACGGTCCAAGTTATCTAATTTACATCCGTCTATAAATTTCAGGTTAAAGTCATGGACAGAACTGCGGTTGTTACAGCAAATGCAGAAACTGGGGTAGTGAAACCTACAGGTCTTCAAGAAGCAATAAACTGTGAAGTTGGTAAGTGCATGCATTAAGTTGGCCCTAATTATGTTTTGCAGTTGGTTTGTTGGTTGATTGGTTCCTTGTTCATGCTAATTATATTTCAGGAGTCTAAAATTCACAGATAATTTTTAACAACCGAGTTCCAGTTTTCAAATTATTTAGCTTATTTTTGAAAAAGAGATGCAGTATATGAGATACTTAACATTTAGGATTTGTGCATCAGAGCGACAGAAAAGAAGAAGGTATCGGTACAGACCATCTAAATGTTTGGCGATATGACTTTATCTTTTCTATTTGCAGCTAAGTACACTATGAGAAGATCATTTGTACGGCCATCAGGTACTGAGGACGTCATACGTGTATATGCAGAGGCATcaacacaagaagaagctgataaCTTGGCTAAATCTGTTGCCCAGCATGTGGATCATTTTCTTGGATTTGGCAGCAGCTAATTTTTGTCAGTTCAAACTCATTTGTTTTACGAAAGTATTGTTTCTTGATATCTAGTATGTAGGTGTACGAGGTATGTTGTACTAAAAGTTAAACCATGCCAACTTTGGGACTCTATCTTGATTCTAGTGATTTGCAATATAATTGGTTTTTGTATCTTAAGGGAACTTAAAATGCAGCTTTTGCCTGGGTATTCAGCATGACTATTTCTAGTTTGCCTTGGCTTGGATAAACTCAGCTTAGATCGTTTATGGAAGGAAGGTACAAGTGAATTCTGAGAGACAAGGAGTGGCCGGAGGCATCACTGGCGAAGGCTTGTTAAATATGTACGTACCCATGTAAAAAGTGACCAACGAGAATTCAGTTGTAGCCTTGTAGGGTGGTAAACTAGTGTGTTGCCTTGTTGGTAAACTGGTTTGGTCTGTTTGAAATTCTTTCATCCACCTTCCACAAGTATGTTTTTATCTTCTTTATCTTTGTGAGAAAATGTTCTGAACTTTaatagtatattattagattttcaaAAACGGGCAgcacttcaaaaacttatttccATTAATCATCAACAAGAGATCAGCTAGAGATATGTATTGCTAGTTGTGTTTGAACTTTGATAAAACCTTTGAATCCATTAATTTATTCAACAAATTCATCCTGATGAAAACCCAAAGTGATTCATATGAGCAGTTACTATGGGCCcaacaaacttgaagtttgttgattttgcatccattatggactcaacaaacatgaaaaatggatgtacgAACCAACAAAtatgttggtttgttgagtgagatggaaCATGTAGCGCGCGCGTGATGGAAAGCCGGGCGAGCTTGGCACCAACGCTGGCGCCTGTCCTTGCACCGCGTGCTGTTATTTCATACGCCAACGTCTTTCCTAAAAGCACCGAGTTTTACATAAAAGCGCCTACGGCTGAATCTGGACGACTGAAAACTCTAGTGATCTAACGActataatttttgagttctataaatactcctcatttcaattCTCCATtcacacattcttcactctcaaatcatctacaaaaatgcctcccagagtttgtggtgttagattcactcaacaagaggatttagctatttgtatagcctttgtttttcacacacaagatgcTGTCTTAAGTAATGTAGCCGAATCGACGTTGACTTTCTGACAGAAAGTTTATATAATGTTCACCGCTGAAACAGGGAACATTCATGGGCGTGATTCTCACTTATTGTCGCATCATTTTAGTTCAATTAGTAGGCATGTATTGGAGTTCATCACTTtactaatggagaatcacaaaaataagctcaacggtgaagccgaacatgaaatGAAACCCAAAACTCTAGTGATGTGGCCAGTATCTCGCGACGGTCATCCTTTCGACTTctatgcttgtttcaacattcttagggtgctcaacaaaTACGATCCTACATCGCCCTAGGAATTCTACCACCCGCCGAGAATTGAtgcctatgtagtagttgttttaatctaatgcatttcttttattctcatgtatgatgtggttgttcgATTAGAGCTgcaaacgggcgggtcggggctggcttgttaccaacccgcgggttacgggttaatactgtccaaagcttgcgggttgaaattcttcacgggtggtcatttctccaacccgcgcccgtcccgggtaaagcttgcgggttcacggattagcccggcttgtttaattaaaaataaaattataatttaATTAAGTTATTTTTTGACGAATTACAAGGATTAAACACAATTATTACAAGGATCAAACACAAATCCTTTCGAATCCTTCCCTATAACACCTAACTACTCCATTTTCAGCTCAACCCATCATTACTTCAACCGCAGCAAGAACTTAATTAAGTTAATTTTTAACAAATTACAAGGATCAAACACAATTATTACAAGGATCAAACACAAATCCTTTCGAATCCTTCCCTGTAACACCTAACACACGTTTAATTACTCCATTTTCAGCTAACCCATCATTACTTCAACCGCAGCAAGAACTCTT comes from Papaver somniferum cultivar HN1 chromosome 7, ASM357369v1, whole genome shotgun sequence and encodes:
- the LOC113297343 gene encoding phosphoacetylglucosamine mutase-like, which produces MDEHQKGMLLECASKYPVPKGVKISYGTAGFRADASILSSTVFRVGILAALRSLKTKSVIGLMITASHNQISDNGVKIADPSGGMLTQDWEPFADLLANAPDPQNLVKLISEFAKKENISFGGVYSAEVLLGRDTRPSGESLLEAARHGINSVVGAVATDMGILTTPQLHWMVRYRNKGKSSLESDYFTQLSNAFRCLMNYIPREMTTSEMDELIVDGANGVGGEKLEVVKKTLSSLVIQIRNSGREGEGVLNQGVGADFVQKEKIVPSGFGQIDVGKRCASLDGDADRFVYFHVLPGSNNKIELVDGDKILSLFALFIKQQLAILNKEDGHQVHLGIVQTAYANGASTDYLKKLGLEVALTPTGVKYLHEKACEYDIGIYFEANGHGTILFSASFLSWLENRNKEIASSSDGLEQQLSVKRLLAVSELINQAVGDALSGVLLVEVILRHMGWSIQRWNELYQDLPSRQLKVKVMDRTAVVTANAETGVVKPTGLQEAINCEVAKYTMRRSFVRPSGTEDVIRVYAEASTQEEADNLAKSVAQHVDHFLGFGSS